The nucleotide sequence GGAGGTCGCCGCCGCGACCCCCGAAAAGATCATTAAGCACCGCGTTGATCCCGTGACCGGCCTGCGTCCCTTCGAGGCGCGCGAGGTCGCCATCCAGGCGGGCTTCAAGGGCAACCTGAACAAGATCGCTGACATGATGGTCAAGATGAGCGAAGCGGCCTTTAAGATGGACGCCGTTCTCGTCGAGATCAATCCTCTGTTCGTGGACGCAGACGGCACACCGGTCGCGCTTGATACCAAGTTTGAGATCGACGACAACGCGATGTTCCGCCACAAGGACCTCGCGGACTGGCGCGAGCTGGAAGCCGAACACCCCCTGGAGATCGAGGCGAGCAAGTACGGCTTTGCCTACGTCAAGCTTGACGGCAACGTCGGCGTGCTGGGCAACGGGGCGGGCATCGTGATGACTTCGCTGGACGTGGTGAACCGCGCCGGAGCCAAGCCCGCCAACTTCCTCGACATCGGCGGCGGCGCCAAGGCCGACATCGTCTACAACGCGGTCAAGCTGGTCAGCAAAGACCCCGACGTCAAGTCCATCTTCATCAACATCTTCGGCGGCATCACGCGGGCCGACGAGGTCGCCAAGGGCGTCA is from Deinococcus sp. YIM 77859 and encodes:
- the sucC gene encoding ADP-forming succinate--CoA ligase subunit beta, which translates into the protein MKLHEYQGKELLRRFGVNVQEGRVAYTPDEVRDIAREYGQPVVVKAQVHVGGRGKAGGVKFSPTPDKAYENGQNILGMDIKGLTVKKVLVTKAVDIDAGTEYYVGMIVDRNVQSYTLMASAEGGMEIEEVAAATPEKIIKHRVDPVTGLRPFEAREVAIQAGFKGNLNKIADMMVKMSEAAFKMDAVLVEINPLFVDADGTPVALDTKFEIDDNAMFRHKDLADWRELEAEHPLEIEASKYGFAYVKLDGNVGVLGNGAGIVMTSLDVVNRAGAKPANFLDIGGGAKADIVYNAVKLVSKDPDVKSIFINIFGGITRADEVAKGVIQALEEGILTKPVRMRIAGTAEEEAKALLATTNSPLIQMYPTMFEAADEAAKEANK